A genome region from Festucalex cinctus isolate MCC-2025b chromosome 17, RoL_Fcin_1.0, whole genome shotgun sequence includes the following:
- the casp7 gene encoding caspase-7 isoform X2, with protein MAGEPAEKTQLGGLEDEEEMAVDVTDAKPDRKGRFLLFGKKNKDGQTREQDYSSESHYRIVSPTFQYKMSHRRVGKCIIINNKNFDEKTGMNVRNGTDRDAGELFKCFKNLGFNVFIYNDQTCEKMERLLREASEEDHSDSSCFACILLSHGEEGMIYGTDGAMPIKTMTSLFRGDMCKSLVGKPKLFFIQVRLATSEHMWNTSHVVMTLLLDLRHQACRGSEFDDGIQTDSGPPNDTLETDANPRHKIPVEADFLFAYSTVPGYYSWRNPGRGSWFVQALCNVLNEFGKQLEIMQILTRVNYMVATSFESWSEDPRFSEKKQIPCVVSMLTKELYFN; from the exons ATGGCTGGAGAACCTGCTGAGAAGACGCAACTTGGAGGTTTAGAAGACGAAGAGGAGATGGCGGTTGACGTCACTGACGCTAAACCTGACCGCAAGGGGAGGTTTTTACTCTTTGG CAAGAAGAATAAGGATGGCCAGACGCGGGAGCAGGACTACTCTTCTGAAAGCCATTACAGAATTGTCTCACCAACATTCCAGTATAAGATGAGCCACCGGCGAGTGGGCAAGTgcatcatcatcaacaacaaaaactttgaTGAAAAGACAG GGATGAATGTACGTAACGGGACGGACCGCGACGCCGGCGAGCTCTTCAAGTGCTTCAAGAATCTGGGCTTCAACGTCTTCATCTACAATGATCAGACCTGCGAGAAGATGGAGCGTCTCCTCAGAGAGG CTTCAGAGGAAGACCACAGTGACAGCTCATGTTTCGCCTGCATCCTGCTAAGCCACGGCGAAGAGGGCATGATCTACGGCACGGACGGCGCCATGCCTATCAAGACCATGACCTCGCTGTTTAGGGGGGACATGTGTAAAAGCCTTGTGGGGAAGCCCAAACTCTTCTTCATCCAGGTACGACTCGCGACATCAGAACACATGTGGAACACGTCCCACGTTGTCATGACGTTATTGTTGGATTTACGCCACCAGGCCTGTCGGGGCTCCGAATTCGATGACGGCATACAGACGGATTCGGGTCCGCCCAACGACACCCTGGAGACAGACGCCAATCCAAGACACAAAATCCCGGTCGAGGCCGATTTCCTCTTTGCCTACTCCACCGTGCCAG GGTACTACTCCTGGAGGAACCCCGGGCGCGGCTCCTGGTTCGTGCAGGCGCTGTGCAACGTCCTCAACGAGTTTGGCAAGCAGCTGGAGATCATGCAGATCCTGACGCGCGTCAACTACATGGTGGCCACCAGCTTCGAGTCGTGGTCCGAGGACCCGCGCTTCAGCGAGAAGAAGCAGATCCCCTGCGTGGTCTCCATGCTGACCAAGGAGCTCTACTTCAACTGA
- the casp7 gene encoding caspase-7 isoform X7, which yields MQSGVALNDEPSKKNKDGQTREQDYSSESHYRIVSPTFQYKMSHRRVGKCIIINNKNFDEKTGMNVRNGTDRDAGELFKCFKNLGFNVFIYNDQTCEKMERLLREASEEDHSDSSCFACILLSHGEEGMIYGTDGAMPIKTMTSLFRGDMCKSLVGKPKLFFIQACRGSEFDDGIQTDSGPPNDTLETDANPRHKIPVEADFLFAYSTVPGYYSWRNPGRGSWFVQALCNVLNEFGKQLEIMQILTRVNYMVATSFESWSEDPRFSEKKQIPCVVSMLTKELYFN from the exons ATGCAGAGTGGCGTAGCGCTTAATGACGAACCCAG CAAGAAGAATAAGGATGGCCAGACGCGGGAGCAGGACTACTCTTCTGAAAGCCATTACAGAATTGTCTCACCAACATTCCAGTATAAGATGAGCCACCGGCGAGTGGGCAAGTgcatcatcatcaacaacaaaaactttgaTGAAAAGACAG GGATGAATGTACGTAACGGGACGGACCGCGACGCCGGCGAGCTCTTCAAGTGCTTCAAGAATCTGGGCTTCAACGTCTTCATCTACAATGATCAGACCTGCGAGAAGATGGAGCGTCTCCTCAGAGAGG CTTCAGAGGAAGACCACAGTGACAGCTCATGTTTCGCCTGCATCCTGCTAAGCCACGGCGAAGAGGGCATGATCTACGGCACGGACGGCGCCATGCCTATCAAGACCATGACCTCGCTGTTTAGGGGGGACATGTGTAAAAGCCTTGTGGGGAAGCCCAAACTCTTCTTCATCCAG GCCTGTCGGGGCTCCGAATTCGATGACGGCATACAGACGGATTCGGGTCCGCCCAACGACACCCTGGAGACAGACGCCAATCCAAGACACAAAATCCCGGTCGAGGCCGATTTCCTCTTTGCCTACTCCACCGTGCCAG GGTACTACTCCTGGAGGAACCCCGGGCGCGGCTCCTGGTTCGTGCAGGCGCTGTGCAACGTCCTCAACGAGTTTGGCAAGCAGCTGGAGATCATGCAGATCCTGACGCGCGTCAACTACATGGTGGCCACCAGCTTCGAGTCGTGGTCCGAGGACCCGCGCTTCAGCGAGAAGAAGCAGATCCCCTGCGTGGTCTCCATGCTGACCAAGGAGCTCTACTTCAACTGA
- the casp7 gene encoding caspase-7 isoform X6 — MQSGVALNDEPSKKNKDGQTREQDYSSESHYRIVSPTFQYKMSHRRVGKCIIINNKNFDEKTGMNVRNGTDRDAGELFKCFKNLGFNVFIYNDQTCEKMERLLREASEEDHSDSSCFACILLSHGEEGMIYGTDGAMPIKTMTSLFRGDMCKSLVGKPKLFFIQVRLATSEHMWNTSHVVMTLLLDLRHQACRGSEFDDGIQTDSGPPNDTLETDANPRHKIPVEADFLFAYSTVPGYYSWRNPGRGSWFVQALCNVLNEFGKQLEIMQILTRVNYMVATSFESWSEDPRFSEKKQIPCVVSMLTKELYFN, encoded by the exons ATGCAGAGTGGCGTAGCGCTTAATGACGAACCCAG CAAGAAGAATAAGGATGGCCAGACGCGGGAGCAGGACTACTCTTCTGAAAGCCATTACAGAATTGTCTCACCAACATTCCAGTATAAGATGAGCCACCGGCGAGTGGGCAAGTgcatcatcatcaacaacaaaaactttgaTGAAAAGACAG GGATGAATGTACGTAACGGGACGGACCGCGACGCCGGCGAGCTCTTCAAGTGCTTCAAGAATCTGGGCTTCAACGTCTTCATCTACAATGATCAGACCTGCGAGAAGATGGAGCGTCTCCTCAGAGAGG CTTCAGAGGAAGACCACAGTGACAGCTCATGTTTCGCCTGCATCCTGCTAAGCCACGGCGAAGAGGGCATGATCTACGGCACGGACGGCGCCATGCCTATCAAGACCATGACCTCGCTGTTTAGGGGGGACATGTGTAAAAGCCTTGTGGGGAAGCCCAAACTCTTCTTCATCCAGGTACGACTCGCGACATCAGAACACATGTGGAACACGTCCCACGTTGTCATGACGTTATTGTTGGATTTACGCCACCAGGCCTGTCGGGGCTCCGAATTCGATGACGGCATACAGACGGATTCGGGTCCGCCCAACGACACCCTGGAGACAGACGCCAATCCAAGACACAAAATCCCGGTCGAGGCCGATTTCCTCTTTGCCTACTCCACCGTGCCAG GGTACTACTCCTGGAGGAACCCCGGGCGCGGCTCCTGGTTCGTGCAGGCGCTGTGCAACGTCCTCAACGAGTTTGGCAAGCAGCTGGAGATCATGCAGATCCTGACGCGCGTCAACTACATGGTGGCCACCAGCTTCGAGTCGTGGTCCGAGGACCCGCGCTTCAGCGAGAAGAAGCAGATCCCCTGCGTGGTCTCCATGCTGACCAAGGAGCTCTACTTCAACTGA
- the casp7 gene encoding caspase-7 isoform X5, producing MPTWQPRQNSHKDIKGLLILISTFLIRKKNKDGQTREQDYSSESHYRIVSPTFQYKMSHRRVGKCIIINNKNFDEKTGMNVRNGTDRDAGELFKCFKNLGFNVFIYNDQTCEKMERLLREASEEDHSDSSCFACILLSHGEEGMIYGTDGAMPIKTMTSLFRGDMCKSLVGKPKLFFIQVRLATSEHMWNTSHVVMTLLLDLRHQACRGSEFDDGIQTDSGPPNDTLETDANPRHKIPVEADFLFAYSTVPGYYSWRNPGRGSWFVQALCNVLNEFGKQLEIMQILTRVNYMVATSFESWSEDPRFSEKKQIPCVVSMLTKELYFN from the exons ATGCCAACATGGCAGCCGCGCCAGAATAGCCACAAGGACATTAAGGGGCTGCTAATTCTAATTTCTACATTCTTAATACG CAAGAAGAATAAGGATGGCCAGACGCGGGAGCAGGACTACTCTTCTGAAAGCCATTACAGAATTGTCTCACCAACATTCCAGTATAAGATGAGCCACCGGCGAGTGGGCAAGTgcatcatcatcaacaacaaaaactttgaTGAAAAGACAG GGATGAATGTACGTAACGGGACGGACCGCGACGCCGGCGAGCTCTTCAAGTGCTTCAAGAATCTGGGCTTCAACGTCTTCATCTACAATGATCAGACCTGCGAGAAGATGGAGCGTCTCCTCAGAGAGG CTTCAGAGGAAGACCACAGTGACAGCTCATGTTTCGCCTGCATCCTGCTAAGCCACGGCGAAGAGGGCATGATCTACGGCACGGACGGCGCCATGCCTATCAAGACCATGACCTCGCTGTTTAGGGGGGACATGTGTAAAAGCCTTGTGGGGAAGCCCAAACTCTTCTTCATCCAGGTACGACTCGCGACATCAGAACACATGTGGAACACGTCCCACGTTGTCATGACGTTATTGTTGGATTTACGCCACCAGGCCTGTCGGGGCTCCGAATTCGATGACGGCATACAGACGGATTCGGGTCCGCCCAACGACACCCTGGAGACAGACGCCAATCCAAGACACAAAATCCCGGTCGAGGCCGATTTCCTCTTTGCCTACTCCACCGTGCCAG GGTACTACTCCTGGAGGAACCCCGGGCGCGGCTCCTGGTTCGTGCAGGCGCTGTGCAACGTCCTCAACGAGTTTGGCAAGCAGCTGGAGATCATGCAGATCCTGACGCGCGTCAACTACATGGTGGCCACCAGCTTCGAGTCGTGGTCCGAGGACCCGCGCTTCAGCGAGAAGAAGCAGATCCCCTGCGTGGTCTCCATGCTGACCAAGGAGCTCTACTTCAACTGA
- the dclre1a gene encoding DNA cross-link repair 1A protein isoform X2, whose product MATDSESDIWDYKPLVKKKKKRESSSACGNAARRRCTTERKSCNTQDSTTTPGDIPANVNNGPCNPSSSSLAKEAQHVDSEAKEDFCPICQMPFSILVVQSQRWHVAECLDMPRDTCKECPDGPLCSSSIPNHYKKFNHTQLAHARANSHAAPIHSQDNERHTPNHNASGDHVNAALSPPPSQVTNGLLLLRSPGPEDMKKKKGWSSSGRSSVTSSQGSRTETPAENQASQDSEDLISYSPLSVLPAETDAAHEDASEDEDSMVLFSEDEPLLDLADDLDDTSNVLATVGENLKSPQRMVLERLKESLQASPLEPSQLGTTPPRKGPSGASLGSGLKQMDIGVFFGLKALKVEEKVEASGTVTSGTSSKRNWKRNAAGDADQAGEDVSEGGNKVEVGRRRKKWWNRDNDGDEQPRRCPFYKKIPGTTFAIDAFRYGAIEGITAYFLTHFHSDHYGGLTKNSTFPIYCNKITGNLVKSKLKVAEQHVHILPMNTRVSVDGVQVILLDANHCPGSAMLLFFLPNGQTVLHTGDFRADPSMEDYPELLGCRVHTLYLDTTYCGPEYTFPRQQEVINFAASTTFESVTLQPRTLVVCGSYSVGKEKVFLALAEVLGSKVCMSRDKYNTMCCLESQDIKRHLTTDWKVAQVHVLPMMQLNVRKLQEHLGRFSSQYDRLVAFKPTGWTFSQQMASVEDIQPLVSGNVSIYGIPYSEHSSFVELKRFVQWLRPLKIIPTVNNGSWAARKAMEKHFSEWLGGKSSM is encoded by the exons ATGGCG ACCGACTCTGAAAGCGACATTTGGGATTATAAACCACTtgtgaagaaaaagaagaaacgcGAGTCATCGTCTGCTTGTGGAAATGCAGCTAGGAGAAGATGCACGACGGAGAGAAAATCATGTAACACCCAGGATAGTACAACCACTCCCGGTGACATACCTGCCAATGTAAACAATGGACCATGTAATCCCAGCTCGTCGTCACTTGCAAAGGAGGCACAACATGTTGACAGTGAAGCCAAGGAAGACTTTTGTCCCATTTGCCAAATGCCATTCTCTATTTTAGTGGTGCAGTCGCAAAGATGGCATGTTGCTGAATGTCTGGATATGCCAAGGGACACTTGCAAAG AATGTCCTGATGGTCCCCTGTGCTCGTCCTCCATTCCAAACCACTACAAGAAGTTCAACCACACGCAGTTAGCCCACGCTCGAGCCAACAGCCACGCTGCTCCGATTCACTCACAGGACAACGAGCGGCATACTCCTAACCATAATGCCTCCGGAGACCACGTCAAcgcggcgctctcaccgccacCATCCCAAGTCACTAACGGCCTCCTGCTGCTGCGCTCACCCGGGCCGGAggacatgaagaagaagaaaggctGGTCTTCCAGTGGCCGGTCGTCTGTTACCTCCTCGCAGGGAAGTAGGACGGAGACGCCGGCGGAAAACCAAGCATCTCAGGACAGCGAGGATCTAATATCCTACTCGCCTCTTTCGGTGCTCCCCGCTGAGACAGACGCAGCTCATGAAGATGCATCTGAAGACGAAGACTCCATGGTTCTCTTCAGCGAAGACGAGCCCCTTCTGGATTTAGCGGATGACCTCGATGACACGAGTAACGTCTTGGCGACTGTTGGCGAAAACCTTAAATCCCCCCAGAGGATGGTTTTGGAACGCTTGAAGGAAAGTCTTCAAGCGTCACCTTTGGAGCCCTCTCAGTTAGGCACGACGCCACCTCGAAAGGGTCCCAGTGGGGCGAGTCTAGGTTCTGGACTCAAGCAGATGGACATCGGAGTGTTTTTCGGCCTCAAAGCGTTGAAGGTGGAGGAAAAAGTGGAGGCTTCTGGAACTGTGACCAGCGGTACTTCCTCCAAGAGGAACTGGAAGAGGAATGCGGCTGGAGATGCAGACCAAGCCGGGGAGGATGTTAGTGAAGGTGGCAACAAGGTGGAGGTGGGAAGGAGGAGAAAGAAATGGTGGAACAGAGATAACGATGGAGATGAACAACCACGGCGGTGTCCGTTTTATAAAAAGATTCCAG GTACGACATTTGCCATTGACGCCTTTCGGTACGGCGCCATTGAAGGCATCACCGCTTACTTCCTGACACATTTCCACTCGGACCACTACGGAGGACTCACCAAGAACTCAACATTTCCCATCTACTGCAACAAA ATCACAGGCAACCTGGTGAAGAGCAAGTTGAAGGTGGCGGAGCAGCACGTGCACATCCTGCCCATGAACACCAGGGTGAGCGTGGATGGTGTGCAGGTCATCCTTCTCGACGCCAACCA TTGCCCAGGATCAGCGATGTTGCTGTTCTTCCTGCCCAATGGACAGACCGTCCTCCACACGGGTGACTTCCGAGCTGATCCCTCCATGGAGGACTACCCGGAGCTGCTGGGATGCAGGGTGCACACGCTCTACCTGGACACAAC GTATTGCGGCCCCGAGTACACCTTCCCCAGACAACAGGAAGTGATTAACTTCGCCGCCAGCACCACCTTTGAGTCGGTGACACTGCAGCCTCGCACCCTCGTGGTGTGCGGATCCTACTCTGTTGGGAAGGAGAAGGTCTTCTTGG CCTTGGCGGAGGTTTTGGGCTCCAAAGTGTGCATGTCCCGGGACAAATACAACACCATGTGCTGTCTGGAGTCGCAGGACATCAAGCGACATTTAACCACCGACTGGAAGGTGGCGCAGGTCCACGTGCTTCCCATGATGCAACTCAACGTCAGA AAGCTACAGGAGCATCTGGGGAGGTTTTCCAGCCAGTACGATCGTCTGGTGGCCTTCAAGCCCACCGGCTGGACCTTCAGCCAGCAGATGGCGTCAGTGGAAGATATTCAGCCTCTCGTCAGCGGCAACGTCTCCATCTATG GAATTCCGTACAGCGAGCACAGCAGCTTCGTGGAGCTGAAGCGTTTCGTCCAGTGGTTGCGACCGCTCAAGATCATCCCCACGGTGAACAACGGCAGCTGGGCTGCCAGGAAAGCCATGGAGAAGCACTTTAGCGAGTGGCTGGGAGGAAAGTCAAGCATGTAA
- the dclre1a gene encoding DNA cross-link repair 1A protein isoform X1, producing the protein MSQKTDSESDIWDYKPLVKKKKKRESSSACGNAARRRCTTERKSCNTQDSTTTPGDIPANVNNGPCNPSSSSLAKEAQHVDSEAKEDFCPICQMPFSILVVQSQRWHVAECLDMPRDTCKECPDGPLCSSSIPNHYKKFNHTQLAHARANSHAAPIHSQDNERHTPNHNASGDHVNAALSPPPSQVTNGLLLLRSPGPEDMKKKKGWSSSGRSSVTSSQGSRTETPAENQASQDSEDLISYSPLSVLPAETDAAHEDASEDEDSMVLFSEDEPLLDLADDLDDTSNVLATVGENLKSPQRMVLERLKESLQASPLEPSQLGTTPPRKGPSGASLGSGLKQMDIGVFFGLKALKVEEKVEASGTVTSGTSSKRNWKRNAAGDADQAGEDVSEGGNKVEVGRRRKKWWNRDNDGDEQPRRCPFYKKIPGTTFAIDAFRYGAIEGITAYFLTHFHSDHYGGLTKNSTFPIYCNKITGNLVKSKLKVAEQHVHILPMNTRVSVDGVQVILLDANHCPGSAMLLFFLPNGQTVLHTGDFRADPSMEDYPELLGCRVHTLYLDTTYCGPEYTFPRQQEVINFAASTTFESVTLQPRTLVVCGSYSVGKEKVFLALAEVLGSKVCMSRDKYNTMCCLESQDIKRHLTTDWKVAQVHVLPMMQLNVRKLQEHLGRFSSQYDRLVAFKPTGWTFSQQMASVEDIQPLVSGNVSIYGIPYSEHSSFVELKRFVQWLRPLKIIPTVNNGSWAARKAMEKHFSEWLGGKSSM; encoded by the exons ATGTCCCAGAAGACCGACTCTGAAAGCGACATTTGGGATTATAAACCACTtgtgaagaaaaagaagaaacgcGAGTCATCGTCTGCTTGTGGAAATGCAGCTAGGAGAAGATGCACGACGGAGAGAAAATCATGTAACACCCAGGATAGTACAACCACTCCCGGTGACATACCTGCCAATGTAAACAATGGACCATGTAATCCCAGCTCGTCGTCACTTGCAAAGGAGGCACAACATGTTGACAGTGAAGCCAAGGAAGACTTTTGTCCCATTTGCCAAATGCCATTCTCTATTTTAGTGGTGCAGTCGCAAAGATGGCATGTTGCTGAATGTCTGGATATGCCAAGGGACACTTGCAAAG AATGTCCTGATGGTCCCCTGTGCTCGTCCTCCATTCCAAACCACTACAAGAAGTTCAACCACACGCAGTTAGCCCACGCTCGAGCCAACAGCCACGCTGCTCCGATTCACTCACAGGACAACGAGCGGCATACTCCTAACCATAATGCCTCCGGAGACCACGTCAAcgcggcgctctcaccgccacCATCCCAAGTCACTAACGGCCTCCTGCTGCTGCGCTCACCCGGGCCGGAggacatgaagaagaagaaaggctGGTCTTCCAGTGGCCGGTCGTCTGTTACCTCCTCGCAGGGAAGTAGGACGGAGACGCCGGCGGAAAACCAAGCATCTCAGGACAGCGAGGATCTAATATCCTACTCGCCTCTTTCGGTGCTCCCCGCTGAGACAGACGCAGCTCATGAAGATGCATCTGAAGACGAAGACTCCATGGTTCTCTTCAGCGAAGACGAGCCCCTTCTGGATTTAGCGGATGACCTCGATGACACGAGTAACGTCTTGGCGACTGTTGGCGAAAACCTTAAATCCCCCCAGAGGATGGTTTTGGAACGCTTGAAGGAAAGTCTTCAAGCGTCACCTTTGGAGCCCTCTCAGTTAGGCACGACGCCACCTCGAAAGGGTCCCAGTGGGGCGAGTCTAGGTTCTGGACTCAAGCAGATGGACATCGGAGTGTTTTTCGGCCTCAAAGCGTTGAAGGTGGAGGAAAAAGTGGAGGCTTCTGGAACTGTGACCAGCGGTACTTCCTCCAAGAGGAACTGGAAGAGGAATGCGGCTGGAGATGCAGACCAAGCCGGGGAGGATGTTAGTGAAGGTGGCAACAAGGTGGAGGTGGGAAGGAGGAGAAAGAAATGGTGGAACAGAGATAACGATGGAGATGAACAACCACGGCGGTGTCCGTTTTATAAAAAGATTCCAG GTACGACATTTGCCATTGACGCCTTTCGGTACGGCGCCATTGAAGGCATCACCGCTTACTTCCTGACACATTTCCACTCGGACCACTACGGAGGACTCACCAAGAACTCAACATTTCCCATCTACTGCAACAAA ATCACAGGCAACCTGGTGAAGAGCAAGTTGAAGGTGGCGGAGCAGCACGTGCACATCCTGCCCATGAACACCAGGGTGAGCGTGGATGGTGTGCAGGTCATCCTTCTCGACGCCAACCA TTGCCCAGGATCAGCGATGTTGCTGTTCTTCCTGCCCAATGGACAGACCGTCCTCCACACGGGTGACTTCCGAGCTGATCCCTCCATGGAGGACTACCCGGAGCTGCTGGGATGCAGGGTGCACACGCTCTACCTGGACACAAC GTATTGCGGCCCCGAGTACACCTTCCCCAGACAACAGGAAGTGATTAACTTCGCCGCCAGCACCACCTTTGAGTCGGTGACACTGCAGCCTCGCACCCTCGTGGTGTGCGGATCCTACTCTGTTGGGAAGGAGAAGGTCTTCTTGG CCTTGGCGGAGGTTTTGGGCTCCAAAGTGTGCATGTCCCGGGACAAATACAACACCATGTGCTGTCTGGAGTCGCAGGACATCAAGCGACATTTAACCACCGACTGGAAGGTGGCGCAGGTCCACGTGCTTCCCATGATGCAACTCAACGTCAGA AAGCTACAGGAGCATCTGGGGAGGTTTTCCAGCCAGTACGATCGTCTGGTGGCCTTCAAGCCCACCGGCTGGACCTTCAGCCAGCAGATGGCGTCAGTGGAAGATATTCAGCCTCTCGTCAGCGGCAACGTCTCCATCTATG GAATTCCGTACAGCGAGCACAGCAGCTTCGTGGAGCTGAAGCGTTTCGTCCAGTGGTTGCGACCGCTCAAGATCATCCCCACGGTGAACAACGGCAGCTGGGCTGCCAGGAAAGCCATGGAGAAGCACTTTAGCGAGTGGCTGGGAGGAAAGTCAAGCATGTAA
- the dclre1a gene encoding DNA cross-link repair 1A protein isoform X3 — MPFSILVVQSQRWHVAECLDMPRDTCKECPDGPLCSSSIPNHYKKFNHTQLAHARANSHAAPIHSQDNERHTPNHNASGDHVNAALSPPPSQVTNGLLLLRSPGPEDMKKKKGWSSSGRSSVTSSQGSRTETPAENQASQDSEDLISYSPLSVLPAETDAAHEDASEDEDSMVLFSEDEPLLDLADDLDDTSNVLATVGENLKSPQRMVLERLKESLQASPLEPSQLGTTPPRKGPSGASLGSGLKQMDIGVFFGLKALKVEEKVEASGTVTSGTSSKRNWKRNAAGDADQAGEDVSEGGNKVEVGRRRKKWWNRDNDGDEQPRRCPFYKKIPGTTFAIDAFRYGAIEGITAYFLTHFHSDHYGGLTKNSTFPIYCNKITGNLVKSKLKVAEQHVHILPMNTRVSVDGVQVILLDANHCPGSAMLLFFLPNGQTVLHTGDFRADPSMEDYPELLGCRVHTLYLDTTYCGPEYTFPRQQEVINFAASTTFESVTLQPRTLVVCGSYSVGKEKVFLALAEVLGSKVCMSRDKYNTMCCLESQDIKRHLTTDWKVAQVHVLPMMQLNVRKLQEHLGRFSSQYDRLVAFKPTGWTFSQQMASVEDIQPLVSGNVSIYGIPYSEHSSFVELKRFVQWLRPLKIIPTVNNGSWAARKAMEKHFSEWLGGKSSM; from the exons ATGCCATTCTCTATTTTAGTGGTGCAGTCGCAAAGATGGCATGTTGCTGAATGTCTGGATATGCCAAGGGACACTTGCAAAG AATGTCCTGATGGTCCCCTGTGCTCGTCCTCCATTCCAAACCACTACAAGAAGTTCAACCACACGCAGTTAGCCCACGCTCGAGCCAACAGCCACGCTGCTCCGATTCACTCACAGGACAACGAGCGGCATACTCCTAACCATAATGCCTCCGGAGACCACGTCAAcgcggcgctctcaccgccacCATCCCAAGTCACTAACGGCCTCCTGCTGCTGCGCTCACCCGGGCCGGAggacatgaagaagaagaaaggctGGTCTTCCAGTGGCCGGTCGTCTGTTACCTCCTCGCAGGGAAGTAGGACGGAGACGCCGGCGGAAAACCAAGCATCTCAGGACAGCGAGGATCTAATATCCTACTCGCCTCTTTCGGTGCTCCCCGCTGAGACAGACGCAGCTCATGAAGATGCATCTGAAGACGAAGACTCCATGGTTCTCTTCAGCGAAGACGAGCCCCTTCTGGATTTAGCGGATGACCTCGATGACACGAGTAACGTCTTGGCGACTGTTGGCGAAAACCTTAAATCCCCCCAGAGGATGGTTTTGGAACGCTTGAAGGAAAGTCTTCAAGCGTCACCTTTGGAGCCCTCTCAGTTAGGCACGACGCCACCTCGAAAGGGTCCCAGTGGGGCGAGTCTAGGTTCTGGACTCAAGCAGATGGACATCGGAGTGTTTTTCGGCCTCAAAGCGTTGAAGGTGGAGGAAAAAGTGGAGGCTTCTGGAACTGTGACCAGCGGTACTTCCTCCAAGAGGAACTGGAAGAGGAATGCGGCTGGAGATGCAGACCAAGCCGGGGAGGATGTTAGTGAAGGTGGCAACAAGGTGGAGGTGGGAAGGAGGAGAAAGAAATGGTGGAACAGAGATAACGATGGAGATGAACAACCACGGCGGTGTCCGTTTTATAAAAAGATTCCAG GTACGACATTTGCCATTGACGCCTTTCGGTACGGCGCCATTGAAGGCATCACCGCTTACTTCCTGACACATTTCCACTCGGACCACTACGGAGGACTCACCAAGAACTCAACATTTCCCATCTACTGCAACAAA ATCACAGGCAACCTGGTGAAGAGCAAGTTGAAGGTGGCGGAGCAGCACGTGCACATCCTGCCCATGAACACCAGGGTGAGCGTGGATGGTGTGCAGGTCATCCTTCTCGACGCCAACCA TTGCCCAGGATCAGCGATGTTGCTGTTCTTCCTGCCCAATGGACAGACCGTCCTCCACACGGGTGACTTCCGAGCTGATCCCTCCATGGAGGACTACCCGGAGCTGCTGGGATGCAGGGTGCACACGCTCTACCTGGACACAAC GTATTGCGGCCCCGAGTACACCTTCCCCAGACAACAGGAAGTGATTAACTTCGCCGCCAGCACCACCTTTGAGTCGGTGACACTGCAGCCTCGCACCCTCGTGGTGTGCGGATCCTACTCTGTTGGGAAGGAGAAGGTCTTCTTGG CCTTGGCGGAGGTTTTGGGCTCCAAAGTGTGCATGTCCCGGGACAAATACAACACCATGTGCTGTCTGGAGTCGCAGGACATCAAGCGACATTTAACCACCGACTGGAAGGTGGCGCAGGTCCACGTGCTTCCCATGATGCAACTCAACGTCAGA AAGCTACAGGAGCATCTGGGGAGGTTTTCCAGCCAGTACGATCGTCTGGTGGCCTTCAAGCCCACCGGCTGGACCTTCAGCCAGCAGATGGCGTCAGTGGAAGATATTCAGCCTCTCGTCAGCGGCAACGTCTCCATCTATG GAATTCCGTACAGCGAGCACAGCAGCTTCGTGGAGCTGAAGCGTTTCGTCCAGTGGTTGCGACCGCTCAAGATCATCCCCACGGTGAACAACGGCAGCTGGGCTGCCAGGAAAGCCATGGAGAAGCACTTTAGCGAGTGGCTGGGAGGAAAGTCAAGCATGTAA